One Streptomyces sp. R28 DNA window includes the following coding sequences:
- a CDS encoding pyridoxal-phosphate dependent enzyme → MRYDSITDAIGNTPLVRIDPAVHGLRNIDLYAKLELLNPFGSVKDRAAWNMARPHLSAAAEGSGQVVELSSGNTAKALAVLAGMHGLTFKSVTNRMRIPEIKDLLLLLGAEIEELPGQSECLDPTATDDPLTLFHRTLSEPDSTYLHTDQYFNPRNTEAHFTGTGPEIVKDLDGRAPNWFIACVGTAGSSTGVARALREHDPAVRVAGLVAAKSDFIPGIRTIDEAHEVGLFDPGTYDSIETVSADEAIEGMLTLNRRCGILAGPTGGAAYFGAVRQLRAVDEELAGEGSSDRQSAVFIVCDRVESYLSYVRQRRPDLFGRPRRRNSPADLSDAEIRTAPAIGVTDAQAWIATGEPLVVDLRSPYAYAALHIDGSVNIVEELFEELLHGGLPFSRNRPVLLACPVGEKSARYAALLTRMGHPDVRSLTGGIIAWRDAGAPLVRD, encoded by the coding sequence GTGAGGTACGACAGCATCACCGACGCCATCGGCAACACACCGCTGGTGCGCATCGACCCGGCCGTGCACGGCCTGAGGAACATCGACCTGTACGCCAAGCTGGAGCTGCTCAACCCTTTCGGGTCGGTCAAGGACCGGGCCGCCTGGAACATGGCCCGACCGCACCTGTCCGCCGCGGCCGAGGGGAGCGGCCAGGTCGTCGAGCTGTCCAGCGGCAACACCGCCAAGGCCCTGGCCGTGCTCGCGGGCATGCACGGCCTGACCTTCAAGAGCGTCACCAACCGGATGCGCATCCCGGAGATCAAGGACCTGCTGCTGTTGCTGGGCGCGGAGATCGAGGAACTCCCCGGCCAGAGCGAGTGCCTTGATCCGACCGCCACCGACGACCCGCTCACCCTCTTCCACCGCACCCTCTCCGAGCCCGACAGCACCTATCTGCACACCGACCAGTACTTCAACCCGCGCAACACCGAGGCCCACTTCACCGGCACCGGACCGGAGATCGTCAAGGACCTCGACGGCCGGGCCCCCAACTGGTTCATCGCCTGCGTGGGCACCGCCGGCTCCTCCACCGGCGTCGCCCGCGCCCTGCGCGAACACGACCCCGCCGTACGGGTCGCCGGTCTGGTCGCGGCCAAGTCCGACTTCATCCCCGGCATCCGCACCATCGACGAGGCGCACGAGGTGGGCCTGTTCGACCCCGGCACCTACGACTCCATCGAGACGGTGAGCGCCGACGAGGCGATCGAGGGGATGCTGACCCTCAATCGCCGCTGCGGCATCCTGGCCGGCCCCACCGGAGGGGCCGCGTACTTCGGAGCCGTACGCCAACTGCGCGCGGTCGACGAGGAGTTGGCCGGCGAAGGCTCTTCGGATCGGCAGTCGGCGGTGTTCATCGTCTGCGACCGGGTCGAAAGCTACCTCAGCTACGTCCGTCAGCGGCGCCCCGACCTCTTCGGCCGCCCCCGCCGCAGGAACTCCCCGGCCGACCTGTCGGACGCCGAGATACGCACGGCACCGGCCATCGGCGTCACCGACGCCCAGGCGTGGATCGCCACCGGAGAACCCCTCGTCGTCGATCTGCGCAGCCCCTACGCCTACGCCGCCCTGCACATCGACGGCTCGGTCAACATCGTCGAGGAGCTCTTCGAGGAACTCCTGCACGGCGGGCTGCCGTTCAGCCGCAACCGCCCGGTCCTGCTGGCCTGCCCGGTCGGCGAGAAGTCCGCCCGCTACGCCGCCCTGCTGACCCGGATGGGGCACCCGGACGTCCGCAGCCTCACCGGCGGCATCATCGCCTGGCGTGACGCGGGCGCACCCCTCGTGCGGGACTGA
- a CDS encoding DegT/DnrJ/EryC1/StrS family aminotransferase, with protein sequence MPYGSRLAAMMTRRIGRECVYTPSARLALYLALRRWCRPGGRVLMSPVNDDVILFVVLAAGLRPVQAPVSQWDGNIDPAAVPESTWRNVDAVLTTNLYGVPDRVVELRRRCDELGIPLIEDAAHAIGTHVDGQPIGTFGEAAAFSLSKHVAGMAGGFLAVDDARTRRELELLRDDLLTPRRLRADLSTTLRPLARSAVRSLHLARPVWRTMQRLRLLERDDFRMALHAPRLARSARHAPSLTAYEPWVRVDLHAFRSRHGALVRGQLELRMAMLDGDLARRRAGVSLLSGTTWASPALRDRVGDGPPPLFRVPLLVHDRDALLERLVNHGVVAGYVYDPPLDDYAGAEFVEPSPAPAAARWFAAHALPADPLLARRIAGALTKERATTAHPPIPAPPVLDPTTSPPTPLGQ encoded by the coding sequence ATGCCGTACGGATCGCGGCTCGCCGCGATGATGACACGGCGCATCGGACGCGAATGCGTCTACACGCCCTCGGCCCGACTGGCCCTGTACCTGGCGCTGCGGCGCTGGTGCCGGCCGGGCGGACGGGTGCTGATGTCCCCGGTGAACGACGACGTGATCCTCTTCGTCGTCCTCGCGGCCGGACTGCGCCCCGTACAAGCCCCCGTGTCCCAGTGGGACGGCAACATCGACCCGGCCGCCGTACCGGAGTCCACCTGGCGGAACGTGGACGCCGTCCTGACCACGAACCTGTACGGCGTGCCGGACCGGGTCGTCGAACTGCGCCGCCGCTGCGACGAGTTGGGGATCCCGCTGATCGAGGACGCGGCGCACGCCATCGGCACGCATGTCGACGGGCAGCCGATCGGCACCTTCGGCGAGGCGGCGGCGTTCAGCCTGTCCAAGCACGTGGCGGGGATGGCCGGCGGTTTCCTGGCCGTCGACGACGCGCGCACCCGGCGGGAGTTGGAGCTGCTGCGCGACGATCTGCTGACGCCGCGCCGCCTGCGCGCCGACCTGTCCACCACACTGCGCCCGCTGGCCCGGTCCGCCGTACGCTCGCTGCATCTGGCGCGTCCCGTGTGGCGCACGATGCAGCGCCTGCGACTGCTGGAGCGGGACGACTTCCGCATGGCCCTGCACGCACCCCGCCTCGCCCGCAGCGCACGCCACGCGCCGAGCCTGACCGCGTACGAGCCCTGGGTACGGGTCGACCTGCACGCCTTCCGCAGCCGCCACGGAGCCCTGGTCCGGGGACAGTTGGAGCTGCGGATGGCCATGCTCGACGGCGACCTCGCCCGCCGCAGGGCCGGCGTCTCACTGCTGTCCGGCACCACCTGGGCCAGCCCGGCCCTGCGCGACCGGGTGGGCGACGGCCCGCCACCCCTGTTCCGGGTACCGCTCCTCGTCCACGACCGAGACGCTCTCCTCGAACGCCTGGTGAACCACGGCGTGGTCGCGGGGTACGTCTACGACCCACCGCTCGACGACTACGCGGGCGCCGAGTTCGTCGAACCGTCCCCCGCCCCCGCGGCCGCCCGCTGGTTCGCCGCGCACGCCCTGCCGGCCGACCCCCTCCTGGCCCGCAGGATCGCAGGCGCCCTGACGAAGGAGCGGGCGACCACCGCGCACCCTCCGATCCCGGCCCCGCCCGTCCTCGACCCCACGACTTCGCCGCCCACCCCCCTGGGCCAGTAG
- a CDS encoding VOC family protein, whose protein sequence is MASRLNPYITFAGDARQAMEFYKEVLGGTLTLNTYGEYGQKDTPMADKIMHGMLETPSGFTLMGADTPTGDHNPGNNFSVSLSGDDDAELRGYWEKLSAGASVAVPLEKQMWGDVFGMCTDRFGITWMVNIAGQGG, encoded by the coding sequence ATGGCCTCGCGTCTCAACCCCTACATCACGTTCGCCGGTGACGCCCGCCAGGCGATGGAGTTCTACAAGGAGGTGTTGGGCGGCACCCTGACGCTGAACACCTACGGCGAGTACGGCCAGAAGGACACCCCGATGGCCGACAAGATCATGCACGGCATGCTCGAGACCCCCAGCGGCTTCACCCTCATGGGCGCCGACACCCCGACGGGCGACCACAACCCGGGCAACAACTTCTCGGTGAGCCTCAGCGGCGACGACGACGCCGAACTGCGCGGCTACTGGGAGAAGCTGTCCGCGGGCGCCTCGGTGGCCGTGCCGCTGGAGAAGCAGATGTGGGGCGACGTCTTCGGCATGTGTACGGACCGGTTCGGCATCACCTGGATGGTCAACATCGCCGGGCAGGGCGGCTGA
- a CDS encoding aminotransferase class V-fold PLP-dependent enzyme: MTIPRIDNQGAAVVAELGEWQRALRTQFPIITAHPELAYLDSAATAQKPQAVLDSVHTYLTTTNANAGRGTYTWANRTTSLVEQARDRVRRFLDDPAPTRSAVHFTSGTTEGMRTIAGDWLPRLLADGDEIVVPVADHEANIAPWLEAQRQLARQGVHIRVRPMPYQQASGDYDHTALTELTGPRTRFVAASHVHHVYGGNMNIHRIRRAVGPDAVICLDAAQSIGHLPVSVADLDVDFVVFSGHKAMALPGTGVVWARQSRGPQFTPGGWSGTPNTVGIASLAAALDWLDTAGTDRIEQWTVALAARLTDGLGRLDAYEILGCQNSLAVDSSVQQRQGIVTFRHHAIDSGDLGFVLFSHGFMVRSDQHCQGSAGERTGSVRVSLHVYNTAEEVDRLLAVLATLG, translated from the coding sequence ATGACCATCCCCAGGATCGACAACCAAGGGGCGGCCGTCGTCGCGGAGTTGGGGGAGTGGCAGCGCGCCCTGCGCACCCAGTTCCCGATCATCACCGCCCACCCGGAGCTTGCCTACCTGGACAGCGCCGCCACCGCCCAGAAGCCGCAGGCCGTACTCGACTCCGTCCACACCTACCTCACCACGACCAACGCCAACGCGGGACGCGGCACCTACACCTGGGCCAACCGGACCACGTCCCTGGTCGAGCAGGCCCGGGACCGGGTCCGGCGGTTCCTGGACGACCCCGCCCCGACGCGCTCGGCCGTGCACTTCACCAGCGGCACCACCGAAGGCATGCGCACCATCGCCGGTGACTGGCTGCCCCGACTCCTCGCCGACGGCGACGAGATCGTCGTCCCGGTCGCCGACCACGAGGCCAACATCGCGCCCTGGTTGGAGGCGCAACGACAACTGGCGCGGCAGGGCGTCCACATCCGCGTCCGGCCGATGCCGTACCAGCAGGCGTCCGGCGACTACGACCACACCGCGCTCACGGAACTGACCGGCCCGCGCACCCGGTTCGTCGCGGCCAGCCATGTCCACCACGTGTACGGCGGCAACATGAACATCCACCGCATCCGCCGGGCGGTCGGCCCGGACGCGGTCATCTGCCTGGACGCCGCCCAGAGCATCGGCCATCTGCCCGTGTCGGTGGCCGACCTGGACGTCGACTTCGTCGTCTTCTCCGGGCACAAGGCCATGGCGCTGCCCGGCACGGGAGTCGTCTGGGCCCGCCAGTCACGCGGCCCGCAGTTCACGCCGGGCGGCTGGTCGGGCACCCCCAACACGGTCGGTATCGCCTCCCTCGCCGCCGCCCTGGACTGGCTGGACACGGCCGGTACCGACCGGATCGAGCAGTGGACGGTCGCCCTGGCGGCCCGGCTCACCGACGGCCTCGGGCGCCTCGACGCCTACGAGATCCTCGGCTGCCAGAACAGCCTGGCCGTCGACTCCTCCGTACAGCAGCGCCAGGGCATCGTCACGTTCCGGCACCATGCCATCGACTCCGGGGACCTGGGCTTCGTGCTGTTCAGTCACGGCTTCATGGTCCGCTCCGACCAGCACTGCCAGGGCAGCGCGGGGGAGCGGACCGGGTCGGTGCGGGTGAGTCTGCACGTCTACAACACCGCCGAGGAGGTCGACCGGCTGCTGGCCGTCCTTGCCACCCTCGGGTGA
- a CDS encoding Y4yA family PLP-dependent enzyme: protein MGGQPLYLEPRLEPRLRSLLDAPALLHTLTDALGSPLNMVVPDQLADNLQQFRSVYGTHHLSGQVYFAHKANRSSALLRRLAATDAGVDVASLAELQHALGAGLTPDRIAATGPKNPEFLWLAARTSVTVSLDTRGELEQLATLVRKHALPRVRILLRLSGFEASGVRVLSRRSRFGTAVGESGPLLEDVERHADVVDLVGVAYHLDTTSLTEKATALEGCLRVLEECRSRGLRPRAVDIGGGFGVNYLAHGGQWEQYTTGLTEAVLGSRPPLTYGGHGYGLRNEAGTLRGTLGLYPAHRPVAGARYLDELLSHPAASLGGRPLAALLLEHLYDLHTEPGRALLDQCGLTLTKVLEVRGQESGGPLLVRLAAKADDVALEEHGVLMDPVVVPRHPPGTGADVGAGPDAGAEPVAVHLFGSLCLESDLITRRTVFLPRRPEPGDLLAFANTAGYCMDFHATRAQHQPSARKVAAWQEGDTWRWCLDDQYWPTTPVGGAQ from the coding sequence ATGGGCGGGCAGCCCCTGTATCTCGAACCGCGGCTGGAGCCGCGGCTGCGCTCGTTGCTGGACGCCCCGGCCCTGCTGCACACGCTCACCGACGCCCTCGGGTCTCCGCTGAACATGGTCGTCCCCGACCAACTCGCCGACAATCTCCAGCAGTTCCGCTCGGTGTACGGCACCCACCACCTGTCCGGCCAGGTGTACTTCGCCCACAAGGCCAACCGGTCCAGCGCCCTGCTGCGGCGGCTCGCCGCCACGGACGCCGGCGTGGACGTCGCCTCGCTGGCGGAGTTGCAGCACGCCCTGGGCGCCGGCCTCACGCCCGACCGGATCGCCGCCACCGGGCCGAAGAACCCGGAATTCCTGTGGCTGGCGGCCCGTACATCGGTCACCGTCAGCCTCGACACGCGAGGCGAACTGGAGCAACTCGCCACGCTGGTACGCAAACACGCGCTGCCCCGCGTCCGTATCCTGCTCCGGCTGTCGGGCTTCGAGGCGTCCGGCGTACGGGTGTTGAGCCGGCGGAGCCGATTCGGCACCGCGGTAGGGGAGTCGGGCCCTCTGCTGGAGGACGTCGAGCGGCACGCAGACGTGGTCGACCTGGTCGGCGTGGCCTACCACCTGGACACGACGAGCCTTACCGAGAAGGCCACGGCGCTGGAGGGCTGTCTGCGGGTGCTGGAGGAGTGCCGCAGCCGCGGGCTCAGGCCCCGGGCCGTGGACATCGGCGGCGGGTTCGGCGTCAACTACCTTGCGCACGGCGGACAATGGGAGCAGTACACGACCGGACTCACCGAAGCCGTGCTGGGCTCGCGCCCGCCGCTGACGTACGGCGGCCACGGCTACGGACTGCGCAACGAAGCCGGCACCCTGCGCGGCACGCTCGGCCTGTACCCCGCCCACCGTCCGGTCGCCGGAGCCCGCTACCTCGACGAACTGCTCTCGCACCCGGCCGCGTCCCTGGGCGGCCGCCCACTGGCCGCCCTGCTCCTGGAGCACCTGTACGACCTGCACACCGAACCCGGCCGGGCGCTCCTCGACCAGTGCGGACTGACCCTGACGAAGGTCCTGGAGGTGCGCGGCCAGGAGTCCGGCGGCCCCCTTCTTGTACGACTGGCGGCCAAGGCCGACGACGTGGCGCTGGAGGAGCACGGGGTGCTCATGGACCCCGTGGTCGTCCCACGGCATCCGCCAGGCACAGGAGCAGACGTCGGCGCGGGCCCTGACGCCGGTGCCGAACCAGTCGCCGTGCATCTCTTCGGCAGCCTCTGCCTGGAGTCCGACCTGATCACCCGCCGCACGGTCTTCCTGCCCCGCCGCCCCGAACCCGGCGACCTGCTGGCATTCGCCAACACGGCCGGTTACTGCATGGACTTCCACGCCACCCGTGCCCAGCACCAGCCCTCCGCGCGCAAGGTCGCCGCCTGGCAGGAGGGCGACACATGGCGCTGGTGCCTGGACGACCAGTACTGGCCGACCACACCCGTGGGGGGAGCGCAGTGA
- a CDS encoding GNAT family N-acetyltransferase, with product MRSKSAITIHRPDELSEPLRRAWHRAMDESPDYANPFLAPEFAVGVGRCRGGARVAVLDEDGEAVGFLPYERTAFGVGRAIGLGLSDCQALVHRPGVTWDTRELLRACGLSVFEFDHLVEEQKPFGPYVTGTFASPVLDLKPGEGDYAQWLRATYPGQAKTTLKKERRLGRNVGEVRFVYDERDPRVLRTLMRWKSAQYRRTGRMDRFSKPWIVDLVEHLFQVREEHFTGILSVVYAGDRPVAAHFGPRSRTVFAAWFTAYDPEFSYYSPGLMMHLRMADAAGRDGVTLMDMGRGEKEYKDWLKTRELRVAEGFAVRPHPVAAAHRLWRRPVRGLRNTVLAHPGLRDPADRLLKTVGTLRTSGPAHSSGTGARAR from the coding sequence GTGCGATCCAAGAGCGCCATCACGATTCACAGACCCGACGAACTGAGCGAACCGCTGCGCCGGGCGTGGCACCGGGCGATGGACGAGTCGCCCGACTACGCCAACCCCTTCCTGGCGCCGGAGTTCGCCGTCGGAGTCGGCAGGTGCCGCGGTGGGGCGCGGGTGGCGGTGCTGGACGAGGACGGGGAGGCCGTCGGCTTCCTCCCGTACGAGCGCACCGCCTTCGGTGTCGGGCGGGCCATCGGTCTCGGACTCTCCGACTGCCAGGCCCTCGTGCACCGTCCGGGCGTCACCTGGGACACCCGGGAACTGCTGCGGGCCTGCGGACTGTCCGTCTTCGAGTTCGATCACCTCGTCGAGGAGCAGAAGCCCTTCGGTCCGTACGTCACCGGCACGTTCGCCTCTCCCGTGCTCGACCTGAAGCCCGGCGAGGGCGACTACGCGCAGTGGCTGCGCGCCACGTACCCCGGACAGGCCAAGACGACGCTGAAGAAGGAGCGGCGCCTGGGCCGGAACGTGGGCGAGGTGCGGTTCGTCTACGACGAGCGCGACCCGCGGGTGCTGCGCACGCTCATGCGGTGGAAGTCCGCCCAGTACCGCAGGACGGGGCGGATGGACCGGTTCTCCAAGCCGTGGATCGTCGACCTCGTCGAGCACCTCTTCCAGGTCCGCGAGGAACACTTCACCGGCATCCTGTCCGTGGTCTACGCCGGTGACCGGCCGGTCGCCGCGCACTTCGGGCCGAGGTCGCGGACGGTCTTCGCGGCCTGGTTCACCGCCTACGACCCCGAGTTCAGCTACTACTCGCCCGGACTGATGATGCACCTGCGGATGGCCGACGCCGCGGGCCGGGACGGCGTGACGCTGATGGACATGGGGCGCGGCGAGAAGGAGTACAAGGACTGGCTGAAGACCCGTGAGCTACGGGTGGCCGAAGGGTTCGCGGTGCGCCCGCACCCCGTGGCGGCGGCACACCGGCTGTGGCGCAGACCCGTGCGCGGCCTGAGAAACACGGTCCTGGCCCACCCCGGACTGCGCGATCCCGCCGACCGGCTGCTGAAGACGGTCGGCACGCTGCGCACCTCGGGCCCGGCCCACTCGTCAGGAACGGGAGCACGCGCCCGCTGA
- a CDS encoding methyltransferase domain-containing protein, with the protein MGLSLATAERWVERWECQQQRYAVDREERFTVIGDVVEQTVAGGPARPLVVDLGCGPGSLAARLARRLPHADIVGVDMDPLLLELARTHHPDAARYVDTVIGEEGWTKALRLARPLDAAVSTTALHYLSADALYRVYRQLAALLRPGGVLVNGDHFPHDDTWLAELAGCVGRRHAERGRAFAHEDWASWWTAVAQDPELTDLLAERRRRQPESATADSAACLSVSAHQRLLRQAGFGHVGVVWQYGASHVVVALR; encoded by the coding sequence ATGGGGCTGAGCCTGGCGACGGCGGAGCGGTGGGTGGAGCGCTGGGAGTGCCAGCAGCAGCGGTACGCCGTGGACCGCGAGGAGCGTTTCACGGTGATCGGCGACGTGGTCGAGCAGACCGTGGCCGGCGGCCCGGCCAGGCCGCTGGTCGTCGACCTCGGCTGCGGTCCCGGATCGCTGGCGGCCCGGCTGGCCCGGCGGTTGCCGCACGCGGACATCGTGGGCGTGGACATGGACCCGCTGCTGCTGGAGCTGGCCCGCACCCACCACCCGGACGCGGCCCGCTACGTCGACACGGTGATCGGCGAGGAGGGCTGGACGAAGGCCCTGCGGCTGGCCCGCCCGCTCGACGCCGCCGTGTCGACGACGGCCCTGCACTATCTGAGCGCGGACGCCCTGTACCGCGTCTACCGGCAGCTCGCGGCGCTGCTCAGGCCCGGCGGCGTCCTCGTCAACGGCGACCACTTCCCGCACGACGACACCTGGCTCGCCGAACTCGCCGGTTGTGTCGGCCGCCGCCACGCCGAACGCGGGCGCGCCTTCGCCCACGAGGACTGGGCCTCCTGGTGGACGGCCGTCGCGCAGGACCCCGAGCTGACCGACCTCCTCGCGGAACGCCGACGCCGACAGCCCGAGAGCGCTACGGCCGACAGCGCGGCGTGCCTGTCCGTGTCCGCGCATCAACGGCTGCTGCGGCAGGCGGGGTTCGGGCACGTCGGGGTCGTCTGGCAGTACGGCGCCAGCCACGTGGTCGTGGCGCTGCGCTGA